From one Paractinoplanes brasiliensis genomic stretch:
- a CDS encoding ROK family transcriptional regulator — translation MRKHRSSLGTLLHHVHVSGPLSRAALAERMGVNRSTILALTAELVAAGLVTEEHPAGTTGAGRPSLVVRPSPDVFVLAFDVAVDHLTAARVGLGGAVLDRRSARRTRTGVDLDTVVRKLACLGRELLDAAPAGSICAGVGASYCGMIRPGDGMVRYGPEMGWVDQAFGAELAKTLDIGRPVAVGNEAHLGALAEFERGAGVGVPNLIYLHGDVGVGGGILVGGRLLGGDGGYGCEVGHMLVNPADGRPCLCGSRGCLEAETGEHALLAAAGRLHGQIGADAVRAVARDALAGDPAAAAAVAEIGDWLGIGVANLINLFNPGVVIFGGMLRDVYTAAAPHVAARIARHAMPVSRERTRLTVSALAADTTLLGAADLGFAALLNDPVQEFKAARTTP, via the coding sequence ATGCGCAAACACCGGTCCAGCCTCGGAACCCTGCTCCACCACGTCCATGTGAGCGGGCCGCTGTCGCGTGCCGCGCTGGCCGAGCGGATGGGGGTCAACCGCAGCACGATCCTGGCGCTGACGGCCGAGCTGGTCGCGGCCGGGCTGGTCACCGAGGAACACCCGGCCGGCACGACCGGGGCGGGCCGGCCGTCGCTGGTGGTGCGCCCGTCCCCTGACGTCTTCGTGCTCGCGTTCGACGTGGCGGTCGACCACCTCACGGCGGCGCGGGTCGGGCTGGGCGGGGCGGTGCTCGACCGGCGCTCGGCGCGGCGCACGCGCACCGGCGTGGACCTCGACACCGTCGTACGCAAACTGGCCTGCCTCGGCCGGGAACTGCTCGACGCGGCCCCGGCGGGCTCGATCTGCGCCGGGGTGGGCGCCTCCTACTGCGGCATGATCCGGCCCGGCGACGGCATGGTCCGCTACGGCCCCGAAATGGGCTGGGTCGACCAGGCGTTCGGCGCCGAGCTGGCCAAGACCCTCGACATCGGCCGTCCGGTGGCCGTCGGGAACGAGGCCCACCTGGGCGCGCTGGCCGAGTTCGAGCGCGGCGCCGGGGTGGGCGTGCCCAACTTGATCTACCTGCACGGCGACGTCGGCGTGGGCGGCGGCATCCTGGTCGGCGGCCGGCTGCTGGGCGGCGACGGCGGTTACGGCTGCGAGGTCGGGCACATGCTGGTCAACCCGGCCGACGGGCGGCCCTGCCTGTGCGGTTCCCGGGGCTGCCTGGAAGCCGAAACCGGCGAACACGCCCTGCTCGCGGCGGCCGGCCGCCTCCACGGGCAGATCGGCGCCGACGCCGTACGGGCGGTGGCGCGGGACGCCCTCGCCGGCGACCCCGCAGCCGCTGCGGCCGTGGCCGAGATCGGCGACTGGCTCGGCATCGGCGTCGCCAACCTGATCAACCTGTTCAACCCGGGCGTGGTCATCTTCGGCGGCATGCTGCGTGACGTCTACACCGCCGCCGCCCCACACGTGGCGGCTCGCATAGCCCGCCACGCCATGCCCGTTTCGAGGGAACGCACCCGCCTCACCGTCTCAGCCCTGGCCGCCGACACAACATTGCTCGGCGCGGCCGACCTGGGTTTCGCCGCTTTGCTCAACGACCCCGTACAGGAGTTCAAGGCCGCCCGAACCACACCGTGA
- a CDS encoding glycogen/starch/alpha-glucan phosphorylase has translation MDLRNGLRPLGTTPDEFQRDLLSNLYYRRGTTVESASAQDAYETLALTVRDRLAERRARTAAAHYESNPRWVYYLSAEYLLGPQLEQNLLYSGTTELAPAALKTLGFSPEEVAALDVEPGLGNGGLGRLAACLLDSLATLDIPAVGYGIRYDLGIFKQEFDNGEQVERPDDWAFQGDPWEFPAPDDWQMVGFYGFLGPEGWVPGEVVHGEPSHLLIPGYGTETVNIVRLWRARAARASFDLRRFSAGQYAEAVEEAVRAENISKVLYPDDSTDMGRELRLKQQYFLVSCSLRDIVRRFRFRNADWDDFPAKTVIQLNDTHPTLAIPELMRLLVDEEKLEWEHAWSLVRRTFAYTCHTLLPEALETWPVDMLGRLLPRHLEIIYLINEALLAEVRSRFPGDLDRVRRMSLIQEEPQRRVRMANLAVTGTFAVNGVAELHSQLLTSTTFADFAALWPDRFTNVTNGVSPRRFVRLANPGLSTLITSGLGSDAWLRDLSLLSGLAPLADDPAFREQWRTERRHAKEALGLGDPGAMLDVMIKRFHEYKRQQLKLLHVITLYHRLRDNPERFGVPRTVLFGGKAAPAYYAAKSIIRLINAVAAAIEADPKAYGLLRVVFPPNYNVTLAEKIIPAADLSEQISMAGKEASGTGNMKLALNGALTIGTLDGANVEIRDRVGAGNFFLFGLDTPAAAALRASDYRPRTYYDSDDELRAALDAILSGAFGGVGQEVAHSLLDRDEYLTLADYRSYVDKQDEVAAAWEDQEHWTRMSILNTANSGFFSADRTVADYLSRIWHASPVRLS, from the coding sequence ATGGACCTTCGCAACGGGCTGCGGCCGCTCGGGACCACGCCGGACGAGTTCCAGCGGGATCTGCTGAGCAACCTGTACTACCGCCGGGGCACCACTGTCGAGTCGGCGAGCGCCCAGGACGCGTACGAGACCCTCGCCCTGACCGTGCGGGACAGGCTCGCCGAACGTCGCGCGCGCACGGCCGCGGCGCACTACGAGAGCAATCCGCGCTGGGTCTACTACCTGTCCGCGGAGTACCTGCTCGGCCCCCAGCTGGAGCAGAACCTGCTGTACAGCGGCACCACCGAGCTCGCCCCGGCCGCGCTCAAGACACTCGGTTTCTCCCCCGAGGAGGTGGCAGCGCTCGACGTCGAGCCGGGGCTGGGCAACGGCGGCCTGGGCCGGCTCGCGGCCTGCCTGCTCGACTCGCTGGCCACGCTGGACATTCCCGCGGTGGGTTACGGCATCCGCTACGACCTGGGCATCTTCAAGCAGGAGTTCGACAACGGGGAGCAGGTCGAGCGGCCCGACGACTGGGCCTTCCAGGGTGACCCGTGGGAGTTCCCCGCGCCCGACGACTGGCAGATGGTCGGCTTCTACGGGTTCCTCGGCCCCGAGGGCTGGGTGCCCGGCGAGGTGGTGCACGGCGAGCCCAGCCACCTGCTGATTCCCGGTTACGGCACCGAGACCGTGAACATCGTACGGCTGTGGCGGGCCCGCGCCGCGCGGGCGTCGTTCGACCTGCGGCGGTTCTCGGCCGGGCAGTACGCCGAGGCCGTCGAGGAGGCGGTGAGGGCCGAGAACATCAGCAAGGTGCTCTATCCCGACGACAGCACCGACATGGGGCGTGAGCTGCGTCTGAAGCAGCAGTACTTCCTGGTGTCGTGTTCGCTGCGGGACATCGTACGGCGGTTCCGGTTCCGCAATGCCGACTGGGACGACTTCCCGGCCAAGACCGTCATCCAGCTCAACGACACGCACCCCACGCTGGCCATCCCCGAGCTGATGCGGCTGCTGGTCGACGAGGAGAAGCTGGAGTGGGAGCACGCCTGGTCGCTCGTACGGCGGACGTTCGCGTACACGTGTCACACCCTGCTGCCCGAGGCGCTGGAGACGTGGCCGGTCGACATGCTGGGCCGGCTGCTGCCCCGCCACCTCGAGATCATCTACCTGATCAACGAGGCGTTGCTGGCCGAGGTCCGTTCCCGGTTCCCCGGCGACCTCGACCGCGTACGGCGGATGTCGCTGATCCAGGAGGAACCGCAGCGCCGCGTGCGGATGGCCAACCTCGCCGTCACCGGCACGTTCGCGGTCAACGGCGTGGCCGAACTGCACTCGCAGCTGCTCACCTCGACCACGTTCGCCGACTTCGCCGCCCTGTGGCCGGACCGCTTCACCAACGTCACCAACGGCGTGTCCCCGCGACGTTTCGTGCGGCTCGCCAACCCGGGCCTGTCCACCCTGATCACCTCGGGGCTGGGCAGCGACGCCTGGCTGCGTGACCTGTCCCTGTTGTCGGGCCTGGCTCCGCTCGCTGACGACCCGGCCTTCCGCGAGCAATGGCGGACCGAGAGGCGCCACGCCAAGGAAGCCCTCGGGCTCGGCGACCCCGGCGCGATGCTCGACGTGATGATCAAACGGTTCCACGAGTACAAGCGGCAGCAGCTCAAGCTCCTGCACGTGATCACGTTGTACCACCGCCTGCGCGACAACCCGGAGCGCTTCGGTGTGCCACGTACGGTGTTGTTCGGCGGCAAGGCGGCGCCGGCCTACTACGCGGCCAAGTCGATCATCCGGCTGATCAACGCGGTGGCGGCCGCAATCGAGGCCGACCCCAAGGCGTACGGGCTGCTCCGCGTGGTGTTCCCGCCCAACTACAACGTGACGCTTGCCGAAAAGATCATCCCGGCGGCCGACCTGAGCGAGCAGATCTCGATGGCCGGCAAAGAGGCTTCCGGTACGGGCAACATGAAGCTCGCCCTCAACGGCGCGCTCACGATCGGCACGCTCGACGGCGCCAACGTCGAGATCCGCGACCGGGTCGGCGCCGGCAACTTCTTCCTGTTCGGGCTGGACACGCCGGCCGCCGCCGCGCTCCGGGCGTCGGACTACCGGCCGCGCACCTACTACGACTCGGACGACGAGCTGCGAGCCGCCCTCGACGCGATCCTGTCCGGCGCGTTCGGCGGGGTGGGGCAGGAGGTGGCGCATTCGCTGCTCGACCGCGACGAATACCTCACATTGGCCGATTACCGCTCGTACGTCGACAAGCAGGACGAGGTGGCCGCCGCCTGGGAAGATCAGGAGCATTGGACCCGCATGTCGATCCTGAACACCGCGAACAGCGGCTTCTTCTCCGCCGACCGCACGGTGGCCGACTACCTGTCCCGCATCTGGCACGCGTCCCCCGTACGCCTGTCGTGA
- a CDS encoding anti-sigma factor family protein — MRRDDHPPGVVVTTPETGDHVDIAGYLVGELTPEQRDEVDQHLTGCAGCRAEVESLRDWTSALRAVPGEMLLEGPPEGGDLLLQRTLREVRQQSSGERNRRRVLVSAAAAVLAVVAVGGGILAGRSTTPSGPVAQVPPPLASQATTVPGTRTGTTVDATTGARMTVAVAPAAGWVRVTAAVAGIPAGEKCVLEVVARDGFTVQAGSWLVSPAGEASGTTLNGSALIEPAQVASVRVVNTAGKQFASVNL; from the coding sequence GTGCGACGGGACGACCACCCGCCGGGCGTCGTCGTGACCACGCCCGAGACCGGCGACCACGTCGACATCGCCGGTTACCTCGTCGGCGAGCTCACCCCCGAGCAGCGCGACGAGGTCGATCAGCACCTGACCGGCTGCGCCGGGTGCCGGGCAGAGGTCGAGTCGCTGCGGGACTGGACGTCGGCGCTGCGGGCCGTGCCCGGCGAGATGCTGCTCGAGGGCCCGCCCGAAGGCGGTGACCTGTTGCTGCAGCGCACCCTGCGCGAGGTGCGCCAGCAGTCGTCGGGGGAACGCAACCGCCGCCGGGTTCTGGTCTCGGCTGCCGCCGCGGTGCTGGCCGTGGTGGCCGTCGGCGGCGGCATCCTGGCCGGCCGTTCGACCACTCCCTCGGGCCCGGTGGCGCAGGTTCCGCCGCCCCTGGCATCGCAGGCCACGACGGTTCCCGGCACGCGTACGGGCACCACCGTCGACGCCACCACGGGCGCGCGGATGACGGTGGCGGTCGCCCCGGCGGCGGGCTGGGTGCGGGTCACCGCGGCTGTGGCCGGCATCCCGGCCGGTGAGAAATGTGTCCTGGAGGTCGTGGCCCGTGACGGGTTCACCGTGCAGGCCGGCAGCTGGCTGGTCTCTCCCGCGGGTGAGGCGAGCGGCACCACGCTCAACGGCAGCGCCCTGATCGAGCCGGCCCAGGTCGCCTCGGTGCGGGTCGTCAACACCGCAGGCAAGCAGTTCGCCAGTGTGAACCTCTGA
- a CDS encoding DUF1996 domain-containing protein encodes MSMGRAAVAIAGALITVAVLAAALFTALRGPDLGPYSVSMDEAEPVVAAPPASAGASTGSYTWNCGRNERGHRNTANIVTTPGRPGPQHHTHDYVGNLGVEAGSTVDSLLGKPTTCTNGDASTYFWPVLRYVEKGRDPHDGPIQVPVSLTMTYLGNPRGPVLAMPPLLRVQVGDAYAHTNGGKLARAWWTCSDTLDRQTMNYPACEDGAQVVRIFDFPSCWDGRQLDAPGHRQQVVFPAEGGGCPAGTFAVPRLRITMTYAVPPGTRYQIDAFDGQDNHPATDHGFMVNLMPDPVMKQVVSCLNRGVRCDGTTTRRASS; translated from the coding sequence ATGTCGATGGGTCGTGCGGCCGTCGCGATCGCGGGGGCCCTGATCACCGTGGCCGTGCTGGCGGCGGCGCTGTTCACCGCGCTGCGCGGGCCTGACCTGGGGCCTTACTCGGTAAGCATGGACGAAGCCGAGCCGGTCGTGGCCGCTCCCCCGGCCTCGGCGGGCGCGTCGACCGGGTCGTACACGTGGAACTGCGGCCGCAACGAGCGGGGGCATCGCAACACGGCGAACATCGTGACCACGCCCGGCCGGCCGGGGCCGCAGCACCACACGCACGACTACGTGGGCAACCTCGGGGTCGAGGCCGGCTCGACCGTCGACAGCCTGCTCGGCAAGCCGACGACCTGCACCAACGGGGACGCGTCGACGTACTTCTGGCCGGTGCTGCGCTACGTCGAGAAGGGCCGTGACCCGCACGACGGCCCGATCCAGGTGCCGGTGTCGCTGACGATGACCTACCTGGGGAACCCGCGCGGCCCGGTGCTGGCGATGCCGCCGCTGCTGCGGGTGCAGGTCGGCGACGCGTACGCGCACACCAACGGCGGGAAACTTGCGCGGGCCTGGTGGACTTGCTCCGACACACTCGACCGGCAGACGATGAACTATCCCGCGTGTGAGGACGGAGCCCAGGTGGTGCGGATCTTCGACTTCCCGAGTTGCTGGGACGGCCGCCAGCTGGACGCCCCCGGCCACCGCCAGCAGGTCGTCTTCCCGGCCGAGGGCGGCGGCTGCCCGGCCGGCACGTTCGCGGTCCCCCGCCTGAGGATCACCATGACGTACGCCGTGCCGCCCGGCACGCGCTACCAGATCGACGCTTTCGACGGGCAGGACAACCACCCCGCGACCGATCACGGGTTCATGGTCAACCTCATGCCCGACCCCGTGATGAAACAGGTCGTGAGCTGCCTGAACCGGGGCGTGCGGTGCGACGGGACGACCACCCGCCGGGCGTCGTCGTGA
- a CDS encoding alpha/beta hydrolase — protein sequence MSPRSLAASVAALVTGLALAVAPPGHAAPVPEPPRITWTVCGNDPAVRCGSLRLPVDWSQPDGATFELAVARRTARKPASHTAGHQGDAAPALVFGPGGPGDSGVERILAGNRFSPEILDRFDTVSFDPRGVARSGGPKCDLSLGKPGLLTSQAEFETVSADNQATWAACRSTSPVWDHADTASAVRDLDALRAALGLRQLTFHGSSYGTLLGQQYAERYPGRVRAIVLEGVFDHSLDVRQFVRTQALAAQDAFGEFVTWCGQHTECALHGEDVRAVWNDVLDKAGPQRAFEIAMLPIARLASPDRAALAQDIASLRDGATPEIALPPIASSVFCADWPAAVREFGEYEQLVRIARRAAPDVRYGAGLLAIRTCLGWPQPVANPPHRLEARASTPLLLLNSRHDVRTGHVWATLVAAQLGRHGRLVTYEGSGHGVYKNTPCTTAAVDRYLIDLVVPPRGASCPA from the coding sequence ATGAGTCCCCGCAGCCTCGCCGCCTCCGTTGCCGCCCTCGTAACCGGCCTGGCACTCGCGGTCGCCCCGCCGGGTCACGCCGCGCCAGTGCCGGAACCACCGCGGATCACCTGGACGGTCTGCGGCAACGACCCGGCCGTCCGCTGCGGCAGCCTGCGATTACCGGTCGACTGGTCACAGCCTGACGGTGCCACGTTCGAGCTGGCGGTAGCACGCCGCACCGCCCGCAAGCCCGCAAGCCACACCGCCGGCCACCAGGGAGACGCGGCCCCGGCACTGGTCTTCGGCCCCGGCGGTCCGGGGGATTCCGGGGTCGAGCGCATCCTGGCCGGCAACCGGTTCAGTCCCGAGATTCTCGACCGGTTCGACACGGTCAGCTTCGACCCGCGTGGGGTGGCTCGCAGCGGCGGCCCGAAGTGCGATCTCTCGCTCGGCAAACCGGGCCTGCTCACCAGCCAGGCCGAGTTCGAAACGGTCAGCGCCGACAACCAGGCCACGTGGGCGGCCTGCCGGTCCACCAGCCCGGTCTGGGATCATGCCGACACGGCGAGCGCGGTCCGCGACCTCGACGCCCTGCGGGCTGCTCTGGGGCTACGGCAACTGACGTTCCACGGCAGCTCGTACGGCACTTTGCTCGGCCAGCAGTATGCCGAGCGCTACCCCGGCCGGGTCAGGGCGATCGTGCTGGAGGGCGTCTTCGACCACAGCCTCGACGTGCGCCAATTCGTCCGTACGCAGGCACTGGCGGCCCAGGATGCGTTCGGCGAGTTCGTGACGTGGTGCGGGCAGCACACCGAGTGCGCGCTGCACGGCGAGGATGTTCGCGCCGTATGGAACGACGTGCTCGACAAAGCGGGGCCGCAGCGGGCGTTCGAGATCGCGATGCTGCCGATCGCCCGGCTGGCCTCGCCCGATCGCGCGGCACTGGCCCAGGACATCGCGAGCCTGCGCGACGGCGCCACACCCGAGATCGCACTGCCGCCGATCGCGTCGTCCGTGTTCTGCGCCGACTGGCCCGCCGCGGTGCGTGAATTCGGCGAGTACGAGCAGCTGGTGCGGATCGCTCGCAGGGCCGCGCCGGACGTCCGGTACGGGGCCGGGCTGCTCGCGATCCGGACCTGCCTGGGCTGGCCGCAGCCGGTGGCCAACCCGCCGCACCGGCTCGAGGCGCGCGCGAGCACGCCGTTGTTGCTGCTCAACTCGCGGCACGACGTTCGCACGGGTCACGTCTGGGCCACCCTCGTCGCGGCGCAGCTCGGCCGGCACGGGCGGCTCGTCACATACGAGGGGTCGGGGCACGGCGTGTACAAGAACACGCCGTGCACGACCGCAGCCGTCGACCGCTACCTGATCGACCTCGTGGTGCCGCCGCGAGGGGCGAGCTGCCCGGCCTGA
- a CDS encoding VOC family protein, with product MSERVTRQAASDAVGGLGWRYMLGTLRASVAVGSLFQAVSVAAHAVAACGEQADEHLRADLRVDQVVLTLQTRKLRTVTAADVELAKRISASGVQTEPGDLQLLEIAIDAMDIAAVRPFWSAVLGYAEGGPGEPLTDPAGQGPVVWFQQMDEARPQRNRIHVDIAVAHDEAPLRVEAALKAGGRVVSDARAPSFWVLADPEGNEACVSTWQGRD from the coding sequence ATGAGCGAACGGGTGACCCGGCAGGCGGCCTCCGATGCGGTGGGCGGTCTGGGGTGGCGATACATGCTTGGCACGCTGCGCGCTTCGGTGGCGGTCGGATCGTTGTTTCAGGCGGTGTCGGTGGCCGCCCACGCGGTCGCGGCCTGTGGTGAGCAGGCCGACGAGCACCTTCGCGCCGACCTGCGCGTCGATCAGGTGGTGCTGACGTTGCAGACGCGGAAGCTCAGGACCGTCACCGCGGCCGACGTCGAGCTCGCGAAGCGGATCAGCGCGTCGGGGGTGCAGACCGAGCCCGGCGACCTGCAACTGCTCGAGATCGCGATCGACGCGATGGACATCGCGGCGGTGCGACCGTTCTGGTCTGCGGTGCTCGGTTACGCGGAGGGCGGGCCTGGGGAACCTCTGACCGATCCGGCGGGGCAGGGGCCGGTGGTCTGGTTCCAGCAGATGGATGAGGCCCGGCCGCAGCGCAATCGCATCCATGTGGACATAGCGGTGGCGCACGACGAGGCGCCGCTGCGGGTGGAGGCGGCGCTGAAAGCGGGCGGGCGCGTGGTGTCCGACGCCCGCGCGCCGTCGTTCTGGGTGCTGGCCGACCCGGAGGGCAACGAGGCGTGCGTCAGCACGTGGCAGGGCCGGGACTGA
- a CDS encoding alpha-amylase family glycosyl hydrolase, which translates to MSAEPIEDMCPTASYQWWRDAVVYQVYLRSFADGNGDGIGDFPGLRARLPYVASLGADAVWVTPHYVSGGADGGYDVIDYTTVDPAYGTVDDVRALVADAHELGLRVLLDIVPNHTSDQHDWFQRALEDPSSPEAARYHFMPPSESPPNNWQSMFGGPAWSRTPDGRWYLHLFTPQQPDLNWDNPDVAADFDRTLRFWFDLGVDGFRVDVAYGLFKDPAYRDNPGIYSPTLFGHGPEQVRTTNQARIHQVWRRWREICDSYATPKMLVGEVSLADLSQVGLYARPDEMHHAFQFRLLKSDWDAEAFASTIAEALDAFRTVGAPAPWVLGNHDKARQVTRYGSTRRARAAALLMLALPGAAYLYGGEELGLPEAPVPDAARRDPIFHRSAGARPGRDGCRIPMPWDSTAPSVGFSTPAGLTAVTGSPASPPANFTDPATPPLTDPATSPSTNPATPPSTNPATSPSTNPATPPSTNPATSPPADPATPPSTNPATSPPTDPATPPSTHVSGLAGSQPGSGTSRPSTPAPWLPQPAGWADYAVDRQQGDPSSTLTMYQQAILLRDLYEPLGTGLASVTRAGDVIRVDLIARHREPDPITVWINMGSETVTVPAHSLLLASSPDVPGPTAGKLTLAPDTTVWVRV; encoded by the coding sequence ATGTCAGCAGAGCCGATCGAAGACATGTGCCCCACCGCCTCCTACCAGTGGTGGCGTGACGCCGTGGTCTACCAGGTCTACCTGCGGTCGTTCGCCGACGGCAACGGCGACGGCATCGGCGACTTCCCCGGCCTGCGGGCGCGGCTGCCGTACGTGGCCTCGCTCGGCGCCGACGCCGTCTGGGTGACCCCGCACTACGTCTCGGGAGGCGCCGACGGCGGCTACGACGTGATCGACTACACGACGGTGGACCCGGCCTACGGCACCGTCGACGACGTGCGGGCCCTGGTCGCCGACGCGCACGAGCTGGGCCTGCGCGTGCTGCTCGACATCGTGCCCAACCACACCAGCGACCAGCACGACTGGTTCCAGCGCGCCCTCGAGGACCCGTCCTCGCCGGAGGCCGCGCGCTACCACTTCATGCCGCCGTCGGAGTCGCCGCCCAACAACTGGCAGTCGATGTTCGGCGGGCCGGCCTGGTCCCGTACGCCGGACGGCCGCTGGTACCTGCACCTGTTCACGCCGCAGCAGCCCGACCTGAACTGGGACAACCCCGACGTGGCGGCGGATTTCGACCGTACATTGCGGTTCTGGTTCGACCTGGGCGTCGACGGGTTCCGGGTCGACGTGGCGTACGGCCTGTTCAAGGACCCGGCGTATCGCGACAATCCGGGCATCTACTCGCCGACGTTGTTCGGGCACGGCCCCGAGCAGGTCAGGACCACCAACCAGGCCCGGATCCACCAGGTGTGGCGCCGCTGGCGGGAGATCTGCGACTCGTACGCCACGCCGAAGATGCTGGTCGGTGAGGTGTCGCTGGCCGACCTGTCGCAGGTGGGCCTGTACGCCCGCCCCGACGAGATGCACCACGCGTTCCAGTTCCGCCTGCTCAAGAGCGACTGGGACGCCGAAGCCTTCGCCTCGACCATCGCCGAGGCCCTGGACGCGTTCCGGACTGTCGGCGCCCCCGCTCCGTGGGTGCTCGGCAACCACGACAAGGCCCGCCAGGTCACCCGGTACGGCAGCACCCGCCGCGCCCGCGCCGCCGCCCTGCTGATGCTCGCCCTGCCCGGCGCCGCCTACCTGTACGGCGGGGAGGAACTCGGCCTCCCCGAGGCCCCCGTCCCCGACGCGGCCCGCCGCGACCCCATCTTCCACCGCTCCGCCGGCGCGCGCCCCGGCCGCGACGGTTGCCGAATCCCCATGCCGTGGGACTCGACTGCCCCTTCGGTCGGGTTCTCCACCCCTGCGGGCCTCACCGCCGTCACCGGCTCGCCCGCGTCCCCGCCTGCCAACTTCACCGACCCCGCCACGCCGCCGCTCACCGACCCCGCGACATCGCCGTCCACCAACCCCGCCACGCCGCCGTCCACCAACCCCGCGACATCACCGTCCACCAACCCCGCCACGCCGCCGTCCACCAACCCCGCGACATCGCCGCCCGCCGACCCCGCCACGCCGCCGTCCACCAACCCCGCGACATCGCCGCCCACCGACCCCGCCACGCCGCCGTCCACCCATGTCAGTGGTCTCGCCGGGTCCCAGCCCGGCTCAGGCACGTCCCGGCCCTCCACTCCGGCGCCGTGGCTGCCGCAGCCCGCCGGGTGGGCGGACTACGCCGTCGACCGCCAGCAGGGCGACCCCTCGTCCACGCTGACGATGTATCAGCAGGCCATCCTGCTGCGCGACCTCTATGAGCCGCTCGGAACAGGCCTGGCCTCGGTGACCCGCGCCGGCGACGTCATCCGGGTGGACCTGATCGCCCGCCACCGCGAACCCGACCCGATCACGGTCTGGATCAACATGGGCTCCGAGACGGTCACCGTCCCCGCCCACAGCCTGCTGCTCGCCTCCTCCCCCGACGTACCCGGCCCCACCGCCGGAAAGCTGACGCTCGCCCCCGACACCACAGTCTGGGTCCGCGTCTGA
- a CDS encoding ATP-binding protein — MSDTRPRGETFEYAGATVELVDVATVLAAARVNPVELLRRATWPAPVQRVELTVASADRTSGPVHTFAASISTAEEPLSKERIRKLVLGNDPVGLLLAKRIEAGDPIATRIVDGVGAAAAAAYRKLGLDRQAAPMTGREPGTLADAVVGLQAEISYDETGTVVRLHAEVPRDDVTPAHLQAFVGLTLQAVIELTGPDSLTGRRFVVTRETLPKAPVTTQEVTLDMVGGLADVVGELRQIAVSFRHPEAMARWGARRPQGILMYGPPGTGKTMLSRALANEIGADFREIRTPEILDKWLGGSERNIKQIFRDARRYRVPTLILFDEFDSIISYAGSGGDAASQAINAVAGIFKQEMNDLIEANPNVIVVATTNFPHRVDDSLIRSGRFDVKISVPKPDDASRAEIFRKMIRGLIAAHEAPGFQMFADDLDIAALATASHGMTGADIKEILRRVQLSKAMQDARTGGNVTPITTDELLASVCELLGPR; from the coding sequence ATGTCCGACACGCGGCCACGAGGCGAGACCTTCGAGTACGCGGGCGCGACCGTTGAGCTCGTCGACGTGGCAACCGTGCTGGCGGCCGCCCGGGTCAACCCGGTCGAGCTGCTGCGCCGGGCGACCTGGCCGGCGCCGGTGCAGCGCGTCGAGCTGACTGTGGCCAGTGCCGACCGCACGTCCGGGCCGGTGCACACGTTCGCGGCGTCGATCAGCACCGCCGAGGAGCCGCTTTCCAAGGAGCGCATCCGCAAGCTGGTGCTCGGCAACGACCCCGTCGGGCTGCTGCTGGCCAAGCGCATCGAGGCCGGCGACCCGATCGCCACCCGCATCGTCGACGGGGTGGGGGCAGCGGCCGCCGCGGCGTACCGGAAACTTGGTCTTGATCGTCAGGCCGCGCCGATGACCGGGCGGGAGCCGGGGACGCTGGCCGACGCGGTGGTCGGGTTGCAGGCCGAGATCTCCTACGACGAGACGGGCACGGTGGTGCGGCTGCACGCCGAGGTGCCGCGCGACGACGTGACCCCGGCCCACCTGCAGGCCTTCGTCGGGCTGACGTTGCAGGCCGTCATCGAGCTGACCGGGCCGGACTCGCTGACCGGGCGCCGGTTCGTGGTGACCCGCGAGACGCTGCCGAAGGCGCCGGTGACCACGCAGGAGGTCACGCTCGACATGGTCGGCGGGCTGGCCGACGTGGTCGGCGAGCTGCGGCAGATCGCCGTGTCGTTCCGCCACCCGGAGGCGATGGCCCGCTGGGGCGCCCGCCGTCCGCAGGGCATCCTCATGTACGGGCCGCCCGGCACCGGCAAGACGATGCTGTCGCGGGCCCTGGCCAACGAGATCGGGGCCGACTTCCGCGAGATCCGCACGCCGGAGATCCTCGACAAGTGGCTCGGCGGCTCGGAACGCAACATCAAGCAGATCTTCCGCGATGCCCGCCGTTACCGGGTGCCGACGCTGATCCTGTTCGACGAGTTCGACTCGATCATCAGTTACGCCGGCTCGGGCGGGGACGCGGCCAGCCAGGCCATCAACGCCGTGGCCGGCATCTTCAAGCAGGAGATGAACGATCTGATCGAGGCCAACCCGAACGTGATCGTGGTGGCCACGACAAACTTCCCGCACCGGGTCGACGACTCGCTGATCCGTTCCGGACGCTTCGACGTCAAGATCAGTGTGCCGAAGCCGGACGACGCGTCGCGGGCCGAGATCTTCCGCAAGATGATCCGCGGCTTGATCGCGGCGCACGAGGCGCCCGGCTTCCAGATGTTCGCCGACGACCTCGACATCGCGGCCCTGGCCACGGCCAGCCACGGCATGACCGGCGCCGACATCAAGGAGATCCTGCGGCGGGTGCAGCTGTCCAAGGCGATGCAGGACGCCCGTACGGGCGGGAACGTCACCCCGATCACCACCGACGAGCTACTGGCCAGCGTGTGTGAGCTGCTCGGGCCACGCTGA